In bacterium, the genomic stretch CATGCGGGAGGGCATGCAGATCGAGTCCGTTGATATCAGCACCGATGAGAAGCTGGAACTGCTGGACGCGCTCTCGCGGACCGGACTGCGCTGGATCAACGTGGGCTCGTTCGTCAGCCCGAACTACACGCCCCAGATGGCGCACATCGACGAGCTGCTCGCGCGGTTCGTCCCGGCGCCGGGCGTGCACTACACGGCACTGGCGCTCAATCAGAAGGGCCGCGACCGGGCGGCCGCCTACCCCTTCATCGAATCCCCGCCCTTGCCGCCCACGCTGATCGCCCACCTGTGCGACACGTTCGTGCGCCGCAATGCGAATCAGCGACAGCGGGACGAGATCGATCGATGGCCCCTCATCGCCGACATGGCGCTTGCGTCGAAGGCAGCGACGGGGGGCATCGGCGTCAACGCGGCGTGGGGTTCGAACTTCGAGGGCAAGTTCTCGCTGGACGAGCGCATGGGCATGCTCGAGCGGGCCCACCGGGTATGGGACGAGCGCGGCGTGCCTGTCCGCTTCCTGATGCTCGGTGACCCGATGAGCTGGAACACCCCCGGTACGGTCGCTGAGACCCTCCGCGTGGCACTTGGGCACTGGCCGGAGATCGATTCGGTCTACCTGCACCTGCATGACGCCCGCGGAATGGCGGTCGCGTCCATCTACGCGGCGATTCAGGAGTGCGGTGAGCGGGACCTCCACCTTGACACAACGGTGGGCGGCATCGGGGGGTGCCCGTACTGCGGGAACGGGCGCGCGACCGGGATGGCCGCGACGGAGGACGTCGTCCATCTCGCCGAGAGCATGGGCATCAGCACCGGCATCGACCTTGACGCGCTCATCGAAGTCATCCCGCTTCTCGAGCGGATCATCGGGCGCGCGGTCCCCGGGCATGTCGGGCATGCGGGTCCCCGCCCGACAGCGGAGCGGCTCTACGACGAAAACCTCCCGCTTGCCGAGACCTTCGAGGAGGCGCAGCACTTCCGAGTCGGCAAGACCGCGTTCGGAATCCCGCACCGGCCGTGGCGGGAACCGATCCCCGCGCGGCGCCCTGCGCAGAAACGGCGCGACGTGACGAAAGGGCTGTCCCAATGAGCGAGGACATCCTGGTGGCGGGCACCGAGGGAAACGTGCGGACGCTGCGGCTGAACAGACCCGGGCGGGCGAACGCGCTCAGCCAGGAACTCCTCACCCGGCTCGCCGATGAACTCGTGGCCGCCGAGTCTGATCCCCGTATCTGGGCGGTCGTGCTCACCGGAACAGGAACGACCTTCTGCGCGGGTGCCGACCTGAAAGAGATGGCCGCGCTGGACAGCGGCCAGGCGCGGCAAGTGCGACCGAAGGTCAGCGCCTCGACGAGCGTCTTCGAACTGCCGCTCCAGATGGAGACTCCCGTCATCGCGGCGCTGAACGGAAACGCTGTCGCCGGCGGATTCGAGCTGGCGCTCGCCTGCGACATCAGAATCGGCGCTCAGGGTGCGAGATTCGGGTTTCCCGAGGCGAAGAGAGGCATGGGGGCCGCCTTCGGCACCGTCGTGCTTCCACGGCTCATCCCGCAGGGCATCGCGATGGAACTGCTCTATACCGGGCGGTACATCGAGGCCGACGAGGCGTGGCGGCTGGGGCTCCTGAACCGGCTCGTGGACCCCGATGAGGTGCTGCCGACGGCGATGCGCCTGGCCACGGAGATCGCGCAGAACGCGCCGATCACCGTCCGCCGCATGAAAGCGAACGTGCTCGCTGCATCAGGTCAGCCGCTGCTCAGCGCGTTGCGGCTCGACAGCGGCCCGGACCCGTACTCCAGCGAGGACAGGGTCGAGGGCGTGCAGGCCTTCCTTGAGAAGCGTCAACCGAGATGGAGGAATCGATGAACACCACTACACTCAGCCGGCTCTTCAACCCGGGGTCCGTCGCGATCGTGGGCGCGAGCGCGACCCCTGGAAAGATCGGCTCCCGAGTTGTGGAGAACCTGGTCAGTCAGGGATTCACCGGCAAGGTCTATCCGGTCAACCCGCGAGGCGGCGAGATTTCCGGATTCCCGGCGGTGACAAGCATCTCCGAACTGCCCGGACCGGTGGACGTCGCATATGTGCTCATCCCCGCTGATGCAGCGGTAGAGGCGGCACGGGAGCTCGCCGAGCTCGGGACCAGCTACATCATCGTTTCCGCGGCTGAGTTCGCGGAGGCCGGCACGCCGGAGGGCCGGCGCCGCGAGGACGCGCTCCGCGAAATCGCCGCGAAGACGGGCACGCGCGTCGTCGGCCCGAACTGCAACGGGATCTACAGTGCGACCCATCAGGTCTCGATCGGCTTCAACACCGCGCACGGCCAGCGTCACCGGCCGGGCGGCGTCGCGATCCTCTCCCACAGCGGGGCGCTGTTCTCGACGATCATGCTCCGCGGCAAGGAGGCGGGCATGGGGCTGTCGGCCTTCGTGTCCGACGGCAACGAGTGCGACCTCGACGTGCTCGACTACCTGGAGCACTTCGCGGGCGACGAGGCCACGCGATGCATCGCTCTGCTCATCGACTCGCTGCCCGACGGCGATCGTTTCCGTGCCCTTGTCCGCGCGGCGCGCGCGCAGTCGAAATCAGTGATCGCGCTGAAGCTGGGGACGTCGGCCGCGGGGGCCTCGGCCGCAGTTGCGCACTCAAGCCGGATGGCCGGCTCCGGAGCCGCCTACCGTGCGTTCCTCGAGGACGCGGGGGTCGGCATGGTGCAGACCGTTGAGGAACTCGTGACCGCGGGAGTCCTGCTGGACTCCGATGAGCCGTTCCCGGCGGGGGGACGCGTCGGGGTGGCCGCGCTCTCGGGAGGTGCGGGGACCCTCGTGGCAGATGCGGCCGCGAGGCATGGACTGGCGGTGCCCGGGCTGTCTGAGGCAACGCACGAGCGAATCGCCAAGATCGCCCCGCATTCACACATCGAGAACCCGATCGACTTGGGCGGCGGGTACGGCAAGCTGGACACCCCCACGATGTTCTCGCTCCTGGCTAAGGACGCGAAC encodes the following:
- a CDS encoding citramalate synthase; its protein translation is MTLPRVHLHEEVMREGMQIESVDISTDEKLELLDALSRTGLRWINVGSFVSPNYTPQMAHIDELLARFVPAPGVHYTALALNQKGRDRAAAYPFIESPPLPPTLIAHLCDTFVRRNANQRQRDEIDRWPLIADMALASKAATGGIGVNAAWGSNFEGKFSLDERMGMLERAHRVWDERGVPVRFLMLGDPMSWNTPGTVAETLRVALGHWPEIDSVYLHLHDARGMAVASIYAAIQECGERDLHLDTTVGGIGGCPYCGNGRATGMAATEDVVHLAESMGISTGIDLDALIEVIPLLERIIGRAVPGHVGHAGPRPTAERLYDENLPLAETFEEAQHFRVGKTAFGIPHRPWREPIPARRPAQKRRDVTKGLSQ
- a CDS encoding acetate--CoA ligase family protein yields the protein MNTTTLSRLFNPGSVAIVGASATPGKIGSRVVENLVSQGFTGKVYPVNPRGGEISGFPAVTSISELPGPVDVAYVLIPADAAVEAARELAELGTSYIIVSAAEFAEAGTPEGRRREDALREIAAKTGTRVVGPNCNGIYSATHQVSIGFNTAHGQRHRPGGVAILSHSGALFSTIMLRGKEAGMGLSAFVSDGNECDLDVLDYLEHFAGDEATRCIALLIDSLPDGDRFRALVRAARAQSKSVIALKLGTSAAGASAAVAHSSRMAGSGAAYRAFLEDAGVGMVQTVEELVTAGVLLDSDEPFPAGGRVGVAALSGGAGTLVADAAARHGLAVPGLSEATHERIAKIAPHSHIENPIDLGGGYGKLDTPTMFSLLAKDANVDVVVYFYHPMHTEEERRSIAESFARSRKQSAKPHVVIAPGGMTDDERSIYRDGGVPVISDTETAMAAIAGARASSGPGEAEQDDVHTSPFGPGLSGVLNDFDSITLLAEAGVPMAPMAAVNSPGEAVKAAAEQGGPVVLKGLLSGVAHKSDLGLVVVGIEGEETIRSEAERLFGLGAERVLVQPAVHGEIEALLGIVHEPGLGYFLMFGLGGVFAEAIKDVAIVPVTASAERIRTALSRTRLGAVLASKRWHRADSTGQFVAACQALARFARRHGEHLEAVDINPVLITRETLVGVDGLVVLSDKDSAPAN
- a CDS encoding enoyl-CoA hydratase/isomerase family protein, translated to MSEDILVAGTEGNVRTLRLNRPGRANALSQELLTRLADELVAAESDPRIWAVVLTGTGTTFCAGADLKEMAALDSGQARQVRPKVSASTSVFELPLQMETPVIAALNGNAVAGGFELALACDIRIGAQGARFGFPEAKRGMGAAFGTVVLPRLIPQGIAMELLYTGRYIEADEAWRLGLLNRLVDPDEVLPTAMRLATEIAQNAPITVRRMKANVLAASGQPLLSALRLDSGPDPYSSEDRVEGVQAFLEKRQPRWRNR